ACGATGATCTCGCGCCGAGCCGGGCCCTCAATCTCGCGCAGCGTGCTCACGAGACGGTCGAGCTCGGGGATTCGTTTACGCGCAACGACGAGTAGCGAGACCAGCGGAGCGTCGATCGCGGCCGATGGCAAATCTTGGATGGGCCGACTCGGCGAAGTAAGGCTGTCTACCTCGATCGGCTCGTCTGTGCGCATGTTGAATCTATTCCCTCTTGCCGAGTGAGACCGCGCGGGTCGACGACGAGAACAATAGCGTGTCCAGTCTCGGCTGAACACAAATCGCCGATGCTGCGACGCGACTGCCTGCAGGATGTTTACACCGGGGGTACGAACGAGCACTCTCGTAGTGCCATCCGAGCGGGACTGCAACGGGCGAATCGAGCCCGACTTTGGCTTGCGGGGGAAGACGAGAGGAAGGCAAGTTCGCAGTGTCCGACGCGCGCTGGAGCGTGACAGAGCATCGAGGCCGAGATGGGTTCATCTCGGTCGAGGCGGATTGGCGGCGCCTCTACTCCGAGATGCCCAATCCCTCCATGTGGCACTCCTTCGAAGCGAATCGGGCCTACCTCGAGCATCTGTGTCCATCGCCCGAGCAGTTTCGGTGTCTCGCGCTGGACGACGGGACGCGAGTCCGAGCCATCCTGCCGCTCGAGGAGCGCATCGATCGTGCACTGGGAATCCCGCTCCGGGTGTGGGGGTTGCCCTGCGGGGAGTGGTGGAGGATCTCCGACGCGATAGGGCCTGACGACGACGCGAGGGAGTTACTGCTCGCGGAGGTGCTCGCTCACCTGCGCCGGGACCCACATCGCCCATCGCTTCTCGTACTGGGCCGACTGCCCGAGTCCTCGGGGCTTTGGGACGCAGCGGGTCAGCTCGGTCCGCGCGACGTGTTCACGTTTCCCGATGGCGCGGTCTACCTCATTCGGACGGACAGCTTCGAGGGACTCATGGGTCGGCTCTCGAGCGCGGGTCGCAAGAAGCTGCGCGTTGCAGAACAGCACTTTGAGTCGCTCCCGGGCGCACGCTACGTCAGCTGCAAGGAGCCCGCCGAGCTTGCCGAGGAGTTCGACCACTTCCTCGACGTCGAGGCCTCGGGATGGAAAGGCGAGCAAGGGACCGCAGTGAAGTCCAATCCCGAGCTCGAGGCATTTTACCGCGCCATGACGCAATCCATGGTCGAAGATGGCTGGTGCGAGATTCACTCGCTCCATGCCGAGGGCCGCTGCATCGCGTCCGAGTTCTGCGTGTTCACGGGAGGGCAGTGCGATGCGCCGAAGGCTGGTTATGACGAGGCGTACTCGCGAATCATGCCTGGCAAGCTCGTCTTGAATCTGGGGCTCAAGGCGTGCTGCGAGGACCCCCGAATCAAGTATGCGAACGAGATGAGCGACGCCGAGTGGCTTGATCTGTGGCATCCAGAGTCGGATGGACTTCGCGTTGACTACATAGCTCTCCGGCCTGTGTCGGGAATGGCGCTCTTGGCTGGACTGCGTCTGCGGTTCGGCCCGATTCGCCGGATGGTCCGAGCGTTTCGCGCGAGGCAGAAGGCGCGTGTGCGTCGCGCAAGGGCGTGAAGCAGTTCCGCCTCAGGATCACGCAGCGCTGGTCGAGACGAGTGGTCGGGCTCGGCTAGAGGATGCGTCGCGCTATCTTGGCGACTGCGACCAGAAGCGCGCCGTCGGTTCGGTCGCTCACGAAGGTTGTCAGAGGCACGTCGAGCTTCGTCCACTGATACTTGTAGGGCTCGTCGCCCCAGCAGAAATCGCAGGGGTTCAATCCCTCAGCGAAGCACGTCTCTATGACGCGCGCTTGCAGCAGCATGCCGGGCGAGTACTGGAAGTACTCCGGGTCGAAAGCGGGCATGAGGCAGTACATTCGTCCTCGATACACCATATGGAGTGAGGCGGCGATGAGCGTCCCGTTCAGGCGGAGAGTGGCGACTCGGCTGTGTGGATTCTGGGACGCCTGCTCCATGCGGAAGGCGGCGTATCGCGTTTGCCGAGACTTTGTGTCCCCCAGATGCCTCTTGAATCGCGCGTGCTGCAGATCGATGAGCCGACGCATGGTTGGGCTGAGATCCGGGTCGCCCGGCGCGAGCATGCGATACTCGGTTTCCCCTGCCTCGGCAAGCCTGCGCTCGAGTCGCCGGATCCCATGACGCACATTCTTGTCCAAGGACAGCAGATAAGCGTCGTAGTCGTCGCCAATCTCGACGTACGGCGCCGCGGTCTGCTTGTAGACCCGCAGTCGCTTGTGAAGAGCGCCGAACGCCTTCGCGTCGTTGCGAACGTTCGTCAGATACAACAGCGCCCCGTGGACTTCACGACGCAAGGCATCCAGCGCGTCGCCGACGAACTCGTCTACGTCGATGCTCGAGGCGGTCGCGTCGAACAGGACATCGCCATAGTCCAGCAGCCCGGGACCACCCAGCCACGCGAGAATCGGCACGCCGGCAACGAGAACGCGGCACGCTGGGAAGATGCCGACGACCGCATCTCCTTGGCGCAGCGCCGCTATGAGTGGGGTCGCACCGCTCGGCTCTCCAACGGTCTTCTGCCAGATCTGGGCGTACGCGAACGTCTGGAAGATGTAGCACTCGGTCCGGTTCTCCAGCGCCTCCCAGTCGCCCCTGATCTGGGCCAAGCCGTCACTCCCTGTGTAGATCTCCAGGTCCATCCGCGACTACCCGGGAGTTCCGTGAGCCACAGCCCAGCGCCCGCGCAGCGACTCGGGCGGCTGCCACGCATCGATTCCGAACGCGTTGGCGCCGAGCAACTCGGGCGGAATTGGCTTTCCTTCTCGGCGGAACCTCTCGGGAACGACAGAGACGATCGCCTTGCGCACCGGGAAGTAGTTGTCCGCGAGGAAGAACCTCACCAGTGGCTCTGACTCGGTGAGCGTGAAGAGTCGTCTGCGAAGCTCGAACGCGTCGCGTCCACCCTTCTTGATCATGAACGCGGCCTGGAAGCCGGACTCGCGCACGATCTGCTTGGCCGCGTCCGAGCGTCGGCCGTAGGGATAGGCGAGTGTGGTGGGAGAGATGCCGTGCGCGCGGAAGAGCTCGGCGGCGGAGTCGATCTCGAATCGAACTGCATCAGCGCTCATGTCCCCTAGCAGCAGATGGCTGAGTGTGTGCGAGCCGATATCGACGCCTTGGGCGGCGAGCTTCTCGATCTGGTCCCACGTGAGGAACTCCATGACTCGGCCGTGGCAGCCAACGAAACCAGCAACGACGTACATCGTCGCTGGGGCCGAGAACTCCGCGAGCACTGGGAGGGCGCAGTCGATAAACGAGCTGCCGCCATCGTCGAAGGTGATTACCACGTCTTTGTGTCCGGAGGCGTTGCCTGCGAGAAACTCCGACATGCTTCGAAACGAGAAGCCCCAACCAGCCATGAGCGACAGTTGTCGGCGAAACAGCTCGCGCGCCTCGGCCTTGTCGCCCGCGCGTAGCGAGGCGAGGTCGTGGTACAGGAGGAACTTCGTCTTCGCCGACGCAAGACCCCAAGAGGGATCCGCCGGTGGTTCTTGCACGGCCACGACAGGCGACCTCCCCCAACGAAACGACTGTACAATGGCCCAAAAGGGCGCCCGCTAGCTGCTGGCAGCTGTTCAGGAGACTTCTTGCACATCGTATACCTAGTGAATTCGAGATGGCCCAGGATCAGAGGAGCAGAGCGGCTGCTTTTCGCCTTCCTCCGGTACGGGCAATCCCACGGTCACGAGGTGTCGGTTCTGGCTCCGCAGGCCTCGGCGGTCCACGGCGTCTGCCGCGAGATAGGCGTCACGTCCATCGTTGCCGAATTCAGTCCAGCTCCTCGGCACATCAAGAGCCTCAGGTCCACGCTGCGAGAGCTTCGCCCGGACATCATCCACGGCATGAGTATCTTCCCCGTCGCGCTTATCCGCCGGTTGCGGATGGTTCCGCTCGACCGGACGGTGGCCTTCTTCTCGTGCGTCAGCATCGATCCGACGTCTTCGTTACCGGTTGCCTCGGCGAGGTTTCGAGGCTTGAGGCTTTGGGTCCGCAATTCGATCTCGCGCATGGAGGCTCCGCATCTGGATGCGATTTTTCCAGCCTCGGACACGATTGCCGAGCGACTGGCGGCCGTGGGAATCAAGGGACGCATCATCTCGATCCCGGGTGTGGTCGATGTCGACAGGCTCACTTCGGAAGCGAAGCTGCCACTCAAGCTGCCATCCGGCCGGCCACGAATCGGCTACGCCGCATTCCTCGAGAAGCTCAAGGGCATCGACGACCTGATTGCGGCCTTCGCCGAGATCGCCAAGACCCACCCGTCGGCCACGCTGCTTCTCGCCGGCGACGGCCCGGAGAGGCAACCTCTGATGGAGCTTGCCGAGACCCTCGGCGTTGGCGATCGCGTCCACTTCCTCGGGTTCGTCGACCCGGTTGCTCCGCTTCTGGCGCAGCTGGATGTCTTCGTCTCGCCGTCCCACTCTGAGGCGCTGAGCATCAGCATCCTGGAGGCCATGGCGATGGGGCTACCCTGCGTCTGCACTGACGTCGGGGGGACCGCAGAGGTGATTCACGACGAGGACAGCGGTCTGCTCGTCCCCGCACGCGATCCGGCTGTGATGGCCGCGGCGATAGACCGGCTGCTGGCCCAGCCCGAGCTCGCGAAGCAACTCGCCGAGAACGGCCGAGCACTCGTGCTCACAGGCAAGTACAGTCTGGACTCGACGCTGCAGTCCGTCTTCTCCGAGTACGCTCGGGCTTCAGCGCGGAAGGGTGCGCTTGCCGAGAGCTGATCGCGTTGTCAGCCAAACCATCGAGACCGGAAGGGGGAGGGTAGGACAGTGGCGGAAAAGACCAGCTTGGCGCGCGGCACGGTTCTGGGCGTCGTCGCGCAGGCGTGGCAGCTAATCACCGCCTTCCTCCTCTACCACTTCATCTTCACGCGGCTTGGCGCCGCTGGCTTCGGCCAGTGGCGGGTGACGCTCTCCATCCTCAACTACGTCGAGATGCTGGTTGTGGGCGGGCTCGTGCAGGTGGCCGCGAAGCGCCTCGCCGAGGACCCGGACAACGCGCCACGGATCGAGCGCGGCGCCTACTTGGCGCAGATGGTCCTCGCCACGGGCCTGTTCCTGTTGCTCGAAGCGAGCGCCGGGCTCATCGCGGCGGCGCTGCGAGCCCCTTACCTCGAATCGCTGATCCGAATCGCTGCGCTCGACATACCGGTAGTCGCTGCGTTCATGATCGCGGGCCACCTCGAGCTCGGCCGACAGCACTTCTCTCGGCAGGTTGTGGGCATGTTCGTCTACGCCACAGCCACGTTTGTGGCGATCGGCGTGCTCGTGTGGGTGGGGTTCTCGGTTCAGGGCGCGCTCATCGGCAACGCGCTTGCGTCGATCGTCGGGTTCGCCGTCTTGTTCGTGCCGTGGAAAGGCACGGGCGTGCGGGTTCGCGATGCCGTCGACGAGGCGCGCGGAATGGGCCTGGCTTCGGTGCCGTTCTTGGCGCAGAGCCTCGTTTCCGGCGTCTCCACCGACGCCGACCTCTGGTTCGTGCAAGCGATGCGCGGAAGTGCAGCTGCCGGCTTCTATGGTGCCGCCGCCGCACTCGCCGAGATCCCAACCTTCCTGTTCGCTGCGCTGAGCCGGGTACTCTTTCCCTCCGTTGCGAAGGCCGGAGCCGAGAACGATGAGGGTCTCGTTGCCCGGTACGCCTCGCAGGGGGTTCGCTTGGCGCTGCTGGTGACGCTGCTCGGCGTGGCGGTGATCTACGCGACCGGCGGCACGGCGTTGGCGCTCGTATACGGTGCGGCAGGGGCCGTTTCAGCCATCCCCTTTACGGTACTCATGGTGGCAGCGGTGGGGCGCACGGTTCGCGCGACCTGCACCGACGTGATGATGGCCCGTGGGCAGCGCCGGCAAGCGCTCACCATCGTCGTCGCGATGACCATCGCCGAGATCGTGCTGCTTGCGGCGGTCGTGCCGGCTCTGGGTCAGATTGGCGCCGCGGCCAGCGCCGCCATCGCCGCGCTTGCTGCGGGCACTGCGGCCTGCCTCGTGCTGCGGGAGCTGCTCGGCTGGCGCATCGTGTGGACGGTCGTACGCGCCTCACTCGCTGCCGCGATCGTGGGCGCCGGGCTCGCGTTGGCGCACCCCTCACGACTGTGGCTGATCCCGGCGTACATCGTTGCGGCGCTCGTATACGCGGTGCTGCTCCGCTTCTTCGGCGAGATCGACCGTGACGACCTCGCTTCGCTTCGCCGAGCGGTCGCGAGCGCTGACTAGAGCGAGGACGCACGGACGCCAACAGTCGCGATCGCTTGCGCGCGCCAGATGAAGAACTCACGCGATTGGCAAAGCGCAGCACCACGCCGATACTAGCCAATGCGAGGGACTCAGCCGCCGTCGGTGTGAAGTGCTCGACAACATCGACGGGAATAACCATACCGGCGAGCCGTTCCGACCTGATCTGCCAAGGTAGCGGCGCCAAGCCCGATGGACCGACGGTTTTGGGGGTGACAGTTCGGTGAACCGCCTCAATCTCACAGAGCACGCGACGGCGATCGGCCTGTCTGCTCCCGCTCTTCCCTGCGCGCAGCCAACCCTTGTTGGTTGCCAGGATAGCCCCTGTCGCAGGTCGGCATCCCAATCGCGCGTTTTGTGCAGGGGTCGCGTGTGACCACACGCCGGGAAAGAACCAGCCGGGCCCAGCAGCCCACGCTAATGACCCAGAAGCTGTCCGCACCTCACGCCGAATCTCGGCCGTTCGCTAATCGCGCAGACGGATTCACGGTGCTTGCCATGATGCTGGTGGGGATGGTGCTGCGCGCTGCCACGATCAACACGCGGGGACTTTGGGTCGACGAAACCAGCTCGATCCTGCAGGCCTCCGGGACGCTTCTTCAAACGATTCAAAGCCAACTCGGTGGGACGCATCCGCCTCTGTTCCACATACTGATGCACTACTGGATGGAGGTGTTCGGACCCGGCGTCATATCGATTCGCTCGTTTGCGATGCTGTTCGGCGTTCTGGCGATCCCAGCGGCGTTTTGGGCTGGGAGCGTTCTCTACGATCGCCGAGTAGGTCTGATGGCGGCGGGGATACTGACGCTCTCTCCGTACCACATCTGGTACTCCCAAGAAGCCCGCATGTACACGATGCTGATGTTCTTCGCGCTTCTGTGTGTGGGGTGCTTCGCCCAGGCATTGGACACGAACGAGCGTCGGCACTGGTACGCGTACTTCGCCGTCTCCCTGTTGGGGGCGTTCACCCACTACCTGTTCCTGCTGCTCCTTATCGGCCAAGGCATCTACTACGTCGTGTTCGAGGTCCTCGACCGCGAGATACGGCTAGAGCGCGCTGGCGAGCGACACTACTCGCGAGGCAACCCGCGTGGGCTTATGAGAGACGTGCCCACGCTCATTCCGTACTCGGCCGTCGTACTTGCGCTAGCGGTTCCTGTCTTCATGTGGCTGGACTGGGCAGTATTCTTCCCCCCGAGCCACAACGCGGTTCTCGTGGGGGCGGTCATCAATAGCGGGCTGGGCTACGGTGCGCCAAGCCCGAGTCTGGCCATCCGGTTCAACGACGTGATCGAGACGGTCGTGGAGCTGATCTTCGGCTCGCACAACCCGGCGGTCGCCTACGGCCTCGTGGCGATGTGGCCACTGGCCATCTACTTCGGCATGCTCGTGATGGGCGGTGGCCGATACGTCACGCG
This region of Coriobacteriia bacterium genomic DNA includes:
- a CDS encoding GNAT family N-acetyltransferase, whose amino-acid sequence is MTEHRGRDGFISVEADWRRLYSEMPNPSMWHSFEANRAYLEHLCPSPEQFRCLALDDGTRVRAILPLEERIDRALGIPLRVWGLPCGEWWRISDAIGPDDDARELLLAEVLAHLRRDPHRPSLLVLGRLPESSGLWDAAGQLGPRDVFTFPDGAVYLIRTDSFEGLMGRLSSAGRKKLRVAEQHFESLPGARYVSCKEPAELAEEFDHFLDVEASGWKGEQGTAVKSNPELEAFYRAMTQSMVEDGWCEIHSLHAEGRCIASEFCVFTGGQCDAPKAGYDEAYSRIMPGKLVLNLGLKACCEDPRIKYANEMSDAEWLDLWHPESDGLRVDYIALRPVSGMALLAGLRLRFGPIRRMVRAFRARQKARVRRARA
- a CDS encoding GNAT family N-acetyltransferase, with the protein product MAQIRGDWEALENRTECYIFQTFAYAQIWQKTVGEPSGATPLIAALRQGDAVVGIFPACRVLVAGVPILAWLGGPGLLDYGDVLFDATASSIDVDEFVGDALDALRREVHGALLYLTNVRNDAKAFGALHKRLRVYKQTAAPYVEIGDDYDAYLLSLDKNVRHGIRRLERRLAEAGETEYRMLAPGDPDLSPTMRRLIDLQHARFKRHLGDTKSRQTRYAAFRMEQASQNPHSRVATLRLNGTLIAASLHMVYRGRMYCLMPAFDPEYFQYSPGMLLQARVIETCFAEGLNPCDFCWGDEPYKYQWTKLDVPLTTFVSDRTDGALLVAVAKIARRIL
- a CDS encoding polysaccharide deacetylase family protein, which encodes MAVQEPPADPSWGLASAKTKFLLYHDLASLRAGDKAEARELFRRQLSLMAGWGFSFRSMSEFLAGNASGHKDVVITFDDGGSSFIDCALPVLAEFSAPATMYVVAGFVGCHGRVMEFLTWDQIEKLAAQGVDIGSHTLSHLLLGDMSADAVRFEIDSAAELFRAHGISPTTLAYPYGRRSDAAKQIVRESGFQAAFMIKKGGRDAFELRRRLFTLTESEPLVRFFLADNYFPVRKAIVSVVPERFRREGKPIPPELLGANAFGIDAWQPPESLRGRWAVAHGTPG
- a CDS encoding glycosyltransferase family 4 protein → MNSRWPRIRGAERLLFAFLRYGQSHGHEVSVLAPQASAVHGVCREIGVTSIVAEFSPAPRHIKSLRSTLRELRPDIIHGMSIFPVALIRRLRMVPLDRTVAFFSCVSIDPTSSLPVASARFRGLRLWVRNSISRMEAPHLDAIFPASDTIAERLAAVGIKGRIISIPGVVDVDRLTSEAKLPLKLPSGRPRIGYAAFLEKLKGIDDLIAAFAEIAKTHPSATLLLAGDGPERQPLMELAETLGVGDRVHFLGFVDPVAPLLAQLDVFVSPSHSEALSISILEAMAMGLPCVCTDVGGTAEVIHDEDSGLLVPARDPAVMAAAIDRLLAQPELAKQLAENGRALVLTGKYSLDSTLQSVFSEYARASARKGALAES
- a CDS encoding oligosaccharide flippase family protein; translation: MAEKTSLARGTVLGVVAQAWQLITAFLLYHFIFTRLGAAGFGQWRVTLSILNYVEMLVVGGLVQVAAKRLAEDPDNAPRIERGAYLAQMVLATGLFLLLEASAGLIAAALRAPYLESLIRIAALDIPVVAAFMIAGHLELGRQHFSRQVVGMFVYATATFVAIGVLVWVGFSVQGALIGNALASIVGFAVLFVPWKGTGVRVRDAVDEARGMGLASVPFLAQSLVSGVSTDADLWFVQAMRGSAAAGFYGAAAALAEIPTFLFAALSRVLFPSVAKAGAENDEGLVARYASQGVRLALLVTLLGVAVIYATGGTALALVYGAAGAVSAIPFTVLMVAAVGRTVRATCTDVMMARGQRRQALTIVVAMTIAEIVLLAAVVPALGQIGAAASAAIAALAAGTAACLVLRELLGWRIVWTVVRASLAAAIVGAGLALAHPSRLWLIPAYIVAALVYAVLLRFFGEIDRDDLASLRRAVASAD
- a CDS encoding glycosyltransferase family 39 protein, whose product is MTQKLSAPHAESRPFANRADGFTVLAMMLVGMVLRAATINTRGLWVDETSSILQASGTLLQTIQSQLGGTHPPLFHILMHYWMEVFGPGVISIRSFAMLFGVLAIPAAFWAGSVLYDRRVGLMAAGILTLSPYHIWYSQEARMYTMLMFFALLCVGCFAQALDTNERRHWYAYFAVSLLGAFTHYLFLLLLIGQGIYYVVFEVLDREIRLERAGERHYSRGNPRGLMRDVPTLIPYSAVVLALAVPVFMWLDWAVFFPPSHNAVLVGAVINSGLGYGAPSPSLAIRFNDVIETVVELIFGSHNPAVAYGLVAMWPLAIYFGMLVMGGGRYVTRRTTMLLCSASGMLVVWGLGQWSGVVLLSRYLMPMAAPALILLASVVAQMRTKARRIAISVGVVLCLVAYTSQSFDPNSILRYQTREVVQSVAAQAKPDDLILYEPFYIDVIVNYYLPRQFVAYGFPRFGANGQFRDTKAELFEDLSRIVGPARRVWIIRGFQNVPDIGYQSFLTDSWFKAHGFRITQHVYMNKDEWVRYDSTLPTPTPSVVTTGGVTP